In Salinibacterium sp. dk2585, a single window of DNA contains:
- a CDS encoding GNAT family N-acetyltransferase, with protein sequence MSPEPHLVESRADHPPALALFAIQERELMQRYGSDTTGPRPAADDPVLLLYLGAEALGCVAVSHDGEIGEIKRMFVEKSARGRGLSRILLAGAEDLARRLGVETLRLETGTEQPEAMNLYAGSGYTPIPGYGYWKDSPSTRCFEKRLVPENASPST encoded by the coding sequence ATGTCGCCCGAGCCGCACCTCGTCGAATCGAGAGCCGATCATCCGCCCGCCCTCGCGCTGTTCGCGATCCAGGAGCGTGAGTTGATGCAGCGTTACGGCTCAGACACGACAGGCCCTCGCCCGGCAGCGGATGATCCAGTCCTTCTCCTCTATCTAGGTGCCGAGGCACTCGGTTGCGTGGCCGTCTCTCACGATGGCGAGATCGGCGAGATCAAGCGGATGTTCGTGGAGAAGTCCGCTCGGGGCAGAGGGCTCAGCCGCATACTGCTGGCTGGCGCCGAAGATCTCGCGCGCCGCCTCGGGGTTGAGACGCTGAGGCTGGAGACCGGCACCGAGCAACCAGAGGCCATGAACCTCTACGCCGGGTCTGGCTACACGCCCATCCCGGGCTATGGCTACTGGAAAGATTCGCCATCGACGCGCTGCTTCGAGAAGCGCCTTGTCCCCGAGAACGCGTCGCCGAGCACCTGA
- a CDS encoding TetR family transcriptional regulator C-terminal domain-containing protein, translated as MDEVLILVYDTVLSEDSLHDSSIPARDRLVASLQRLLALELKDSDSRGAWIQAFDRYVRSEPTEAAREEYLASERELRRRIEYSLAVLQEEGVLAPGDTSRRAMFLNTVVSGLSIAQVFPAGNSRLATELEVLRTAVDYVLNEQPTSESPSPGTTQSGE; from the coding sequence ATGGACGAGGTGCTCATCCTCGTCTACGACACGGTGCTTTCCGAGGACAGTTTGCACGACTCGTCCATACCGGCGAGGGATCGGCTCGTCGCGTCCCTCCAGCGACTGCTCGCACTCGAGCTGAAAGATTCGGATTCGCGCGGCGCGTGGATCCAGGCCTTCGACCGATACGTGAGGTCGGAGCCGACGGAGGCAGCACGCGAGGAATACTTGGCCAGCGAGAGGGAGCTGCGCCGTCGCATCGAGTACAGCCTCGCAGTCCTTCAGGAAGAGGGTGTACTCGCTCCCGGGGATACTTCGCGCCGAGCGATGTTCTTGAATACGGTGGTCAGCGGGCTTTCGATCGCTCAGGTGTTCCCTGCCGGGAACTCGCGGCTGGCGACCGAGCTGGAGGTGCTGCGAACGGCTGTCGACTACGTCCTGAACGAGCAGCCCACTTCGGAATCGCCGTCGCCAGGGACAACTCAATCCGGGGAGTGA
- a CDS encoding RNA polymerase sigma factor, with protein sequence MSTTDAEEWQLALAGDGEAFARIFDRHEQRIFRHCLALVPTHDDAKDVVGITFLEAWRKRASVRFVDGSLLPWLLVTAGHSARNVSRSARRYRDLLERVPPAPHVEAIDDDGPALSALSELTKAHRDVVTLCVIEGLSEAEAAKMLSIPAGTVKSRLHRAKQRLAAQLSPVLATTEVRTSL encoded by the coding sequence ATGAGCACCACCGACGCCGAGGAATGGCAGCTGGCACTGGCAGGAGACGGCGAAGCGTTCGCACGCATATTCGACCGGCACGAGCAAAGGATCTTCCGCCACTGCCTCGCACTCGTTCCAACTCACGACGACGCCAAGGATGTCGTGGGAATCACCTTTCTCGAAGCGTGGCGCAAGAGAGCGAGCGTGCGATTTGTGGACGGATCGCTCCTGCCGTGGCTGTTGGTCACCGCGGGACACTCCGCGCGGAACGTCTCGCGATCTGCACGGCGCTACCGGGACCTGCTTGAGAGGGTTCCGCCGGCACCGCACGTTGAGGCGATTGATGACGACGGCCCCGCGCTCAGCGCTTTGAGCGAGCTCACCAAAGCGCACCGGGACGTTGTGACCCTCTGCGTGATCGAGGGCCTTAGCGAGGCGGAGGCCGCGAAGATGCTCTCCATTCCGGCGGGGACTGTCAAGTCCCGCCTCCACCGGGCAAAACAGCGGCTCGCCGCCCAGCTCTCCCCTGTATTGGCCACCACTGAAGTCAGGACATCGCTATGA
- a CDS encoding L-lactate dehydrogenase, whose amino-acid sequence MSASGNTKLAVIGAGSVGTSLAYAALIRNSAREVVLYDVDAAKAEAEVLDLAHGTPFTGASRISGGAEIDAVADADMIVITAGAKQKPGQTRLDLAATNAGILEQLMPQLLERAPNAVFLLVTNPCDVLTVVAQQIAQLPTGRVFSSGTLLDSARLRWLIAERAGIAARSVHAHIVGEHGDTEFPLWSSARIGPTPIREWSGPDGELLFPEAVLDQISYDVVRSADRVIAGKGATNYAIGLSGARIVEAVLRNERAIMQVSSVLQNYRGINGVALSMPSIVGSGGVELVLDVPMDAAEFGHLQASADALRASATSIGY is encoded by the coding sequence ATGAGCGCATCCGGGAACACCAAACTCGCCGTGATCGGCGCAGGGAGTGTCGGCACCTCGCTGGCCTACGCCGCCCTCATCCGCAACTCCGCCCGCGAGGTCGTGCTGTACGACGTCGACGCGGCCAAGGCTGAGGCGGAGGTGCTCGACCTCGCCCATGGCACCCCGTTCACCGGTGCTTCCCGCATCAGCGGCGGGGCTGAGATCGACGCGGTGGCGGATGCCGACATGATCGTGATCACTGCGGGCGCCAAGCAGAAGCCGGGACAGACCCGACTGGACCTCGCCGCGACCAACGCCGGCATCCTCGAGCAACTCATGCCGCAGCTTCTCGAGCGTGCCCCAAATGCAGTCTTCCTGCTGGTCACCAACCCGTGCGACGTGCTCACTGTTGTCGCCCAGCAGATCGCGCAACTGCCCACCGGGCGGGTGTTCTCCTCCGGCACCCTGCTTGATTCGGCGCGGCTCCGTTGGCTGATCGCCGAGCGCGCCGGCATCGCGGCGCGGAGCGTGCACGCGCACATCGTGGGCGAACACGGCGACACCGAGTTCCCGCTCTGGTCGAGCGCCCGCATCGGCCCGACCCCGATCCGCGAATGGAGCGGCCCCGATGGTGAGCTGCTCTTCCCCGAGGCCGTGCTCGATCAGATTAGCTACGACGTGGTGCGCTCCGCCGACCGGGTCATCGCAGGCAAAGGTGCCACGAACTACGCGATCGGCCTCTCGGGAGCGCGCATCGTCGAGGCCGTTCTGCGCAATGAACGCGCGATCATGCAGGTCAGCTCGGTGCTGCAGAACTACCGCGGAATCAACGGGGTGGCCCTTAGCATGCCCTCGATCGTCGGTTCCGGAGGTGTCGAGCTGGTGCTCGACGTGCCAATGGATGCTGCCGAGTTCGGCCACCTGCAGGCCTCGGCCGACGCCCTTCGGGCGTCCGCTACGTCGATCGGGTACTGA
- a CDS encoding MerR family transcriptional regulator has translation MAWSTRELAELAGTTVNAIRHYHRIGLLDEPERSHNGYKQYGTDELVRLLRILRLVDLGVPLAKIADVGAGGVTTTTILKEQSAELKSRIVRLQRARADIAAILRYDAPTDAPAGFVAVAARLSESDKSMLHITNRLYDADAMTDLRRMVEFDADSSDAGPAIDTLPADADEETRERLAADLAPILARHLVDYPWLTNPVKHLSQGPRVTQHTFVEALAALYNPAQLDVLARAGNLAGRTTG, from the coding sequence GTGGCATGGAGTACGCGTGAGCTCGCTGAACTCGCAGGAACGACCGTAAACGCCATTCGGCATTACCACCGAATTGGTCTGCTGGACGAGCCGGAACGCAGTCACAACGGATACAAGCAGTACGGCACCGATGAGTTGGTGCGTCTACTGCGGATCCTCAGGTTGGTGGACCTTGGCGTGCCGCTGGCGAAGATCGCCGATGTCGGAGCGGGCGGGGTCACTACGACGACGATACTGAAGGAGCAGAGTGCGGAGCTCAAGTCGCGTATCGTGCGACTGCAACGCGCGCGTGCCGATATCGCAGCGATCCTGCGTTATGACGCGCCCACCGACGCCCCCGCCGGCTTCGTGGCTGTCGCAGCACGACTGTCGGAGTCAGACAAGTCGATGCTCCACATCACGAACCGGCTCTACGATGCCGACGCGATGACCGATTTGCGGCGGATGGTGGAGTTCGATGCCGATAGCAGCGACGCCGGGCCAGCGATCGATACCCTGCCAGCGGATGCGGATGAGGAAACGCGAGAACGGCTTGCTGCTGACCTCGCGCCCATCCTTGCCCGGCACCTGGTCGACTATCCATGGCTGACGAACCCGGTCAAGCACCTCTCTCAGGGGCCGCGTGTCACGCAACACACGTTCGTTGAAGCGCTCGCGGCACTGTACAACCCTGCCCAACTGGATGTGCTCGCGCGCGCCGGAAACCTCGCCGGAAGAACGACCGGCTGA
- a CDS encoding CPBP family intramembrane glutamic endopeptidase, whose amino-acid sequence MNRTISIPSEVEYHRVLAGEKRRIGRGILAIVLLIGGMLVFNVLFTVAAALVNGPIEADGRAAYTPLFHAAGLASVALLIPWSMLIQRWLYGVRGASLHSVLSRFRFDIFGRALLVILPVWVAVTAALYWSPLPQASWAYADVIWFLAATLLLTPLQGAGEEYGFRGLIFRIVGGWTRRPRAGLIVGILVSSVLFAVVHFSTDPVLNLNYLIFAAGIALIVWRTGGLEIAVVLHAGFNTLNFLFDAALGIDITEAYDRSAGVGTVLTILPAAVVIVAVLVVWVRTRRTGPALTPSMLEHSAGIATDAPQGRVETPEETAARIG is encoded by the coding sequence ATGAACCGCACGATCAGCATTCCGTCTGAGGTTGAGTACCACCGTGTTCTCGCCGGGGAGAAACGTCGCATCGGTCGCGGCATCCTTGCGATCGTGCTTCTGATCGGCGGGATGCTCGTATTCAATGTCCTCTTTACCGTCGCTGCGGCGCTGGTAAACGGCCCGATCGAAGCCGACGGCCGCGCCGCGTACACACCGCTGTTCCACGCTGCGGGCCTGGCCTCCGTTGCGCTTCTGATTCCGTGGAGCATGCTCATCCAGCGCTGGCTCTACGGGGTGAGGGGGGCATCGCTGCACTCGGTGCTCTCGCGGTTCCGCTTCGACATCTTCGGGCGAGCGTTGCTTGTCATTCTTCCCGTGTGGGTAGCTGTCACGGCCGCCCTGTACTGGTCCCCGTTGCCACAGGCCAGCTGGGCGTACGCGGACGTGATCTGGTTCCTTGCCGCCACGCTGCTGCTGACGCCTCTCCAGGGCGCGGGCGAGGAATACGGCTTCCGAGGTCTGATCTTCCGCATTGTCGGCGGGTGGACGCGTCGGCCGCGGGCCGGCCTCATCGTCGGCATCCTGGTCTCGAGTGTGCTCTTCGCTGTGGTCCACTTCTCCACCGATCCGGTGCTGAACCTCAACTACCTCATTTTCGCTGCCGGAATCGCGCTGATTGTATGGCGCACCGGTGGCCTCGAGATCGCGGTGGTGCTGCACGCGGGATTCAACACACTGAACTTCCTGTTCGATGCTGCGCTAGGCATCGATATCACCGAGGCCTATGATCGCTCGGCTGGCGTAGGGACTGTGCTGACGATCCTGCCCGCAGCAGTGGTCATCGTCGCGGTGCTCGTGGTGTGGGTTCGCACCCGACGTACCGGGCCGGCGCTAACACCGTCGATGCTCGAACACTCAGCTGGTATTGCGACAGATGCTCCGCAGGGGAGAGTTGAGACCCCGGAAGAGACGGCCGCACGGATAGGCTAG
- a CDS encoding SDR family NAD(P)-dependent oxidoreductase — MSGRTGLVTGAGQGIGAAIARRLVLDGANVVIFDLNAEPASSLAEELNAIGSEGGAVSVMGSVTDADDIAKAFDVGRSAFGEVDLLVNNAGTSGLSLVAETEEPSWDRIVDVVLKGTFLVSKEFGRRLIAAGGPGAVVNVSSLNWQAPSEGIAAYSAAKAGVVQLTNSLALEWGPHRIRANSIAPGSTETPMLDSILTDRMRHEFLTRTPLARLGNGEDIAMVVSFLLSEEARWVTGAVVPVDGGQHIRLLQSYWNMMNDA; from the coding sequence TTGAGTGGCCGCACTGGTCTCGTCACCGGTGCAGGGCAGGGCATCGGCGCAGCGATCGCGAGGAGACTGGTCCTCGACGGCGCCAACGTCGTCATTTTCGACCTGAACGCCGAGCCTGCGTCCTCTCTGGCCGAAGAGCTGAACGCCATTGGGTCCGAGGGGGGCGCGGTCTCTGTCATGGGATCGGTGACGGACGCCGACGACATCGCGAAGGCGTTCGACGTCGGACGTTCGGCGTTCGGTGAGGTGGATCTGCTCGTTAACAACGCCGGGACGTCAGGGCTGTCCCTCGTCGCAGAAACGGAGGAACCGTCCTGGGATCGCATTGTGGATGTCGTGCTGAAGGGAACCTTCCTCGTGAGCAAGGAGTTCGGTCGTCGTCTCATCGCGGCCGGTGGTCCGGGCGCCGTCGTGAACGTGAGCTCCCTGAATTGGCAGGCGCCGTCAGAAGGCATCGCCGCATACAGCGCGGCCAAGGCCGGGGTAGTGCAGCTCACCAACAGCCTCGCGCTGGAGTGGGGACCTCATCGGATTCGGGCGAACTCCATCGCACCCGGTTCGACCGAGACGCCAATGCTCGATTCGATCCTGACAGACCGGATGCGTCACGAGTTCCTCACTCGTACTCCTCTCGCACGACTCGGCAACGGGGAGGATATCGCGATGGTGGTCTCCTTCCTCCTTTCGGAGGAAGCGAGGTGGGTCACGGGTGCCGTCGTTCCTGTCGATGGCGGTCAGCACATCCGGTTGCTCCAGTCCTATTGGAACATGATGAACGACGCATAA
- a CDS encoding GNAT family N-acetyltransferase — protein MAQDLKDNTGEPVTVRIERGEPVSAFTVSFAHAQQVGRADFVDSRAAGDERIFFHTEVDPEFGGRGLAGLLVREALADSVRKGLTVIPVCPLFARHLRKHGEQFVAAGGAYRTPMPSDIDLIKRLAR, from the coding sequence ATGGCTCAAGACCTGAAGGACAACACCGGCGAGCCGGTCACAGTCAGGATCGAACGCGGTGAGCCGGTCAGCGCTTTCACCGTGAGCTTCGCCCATGCACAGCAAGTCGGGAGGGCCGACTTCGTCGACTCTCGCGCAGCAGGTGATGAGCGGATCTTCTTCCACACCGAGGTGGATCCGGAGTTCGGAGGCCGTGGGCTCGCGGGGCTACTGGTACGCGAGGCGCTCGCAGACAGCGTCCGCAAGGGCCTCACCGTCATCCCGGTGTGTCCGCTGTTCGCCCGCCACCTCAGGAAGCACGGCGAGCAGTTCGTCGCGGCCGGCGGTGCGTACCGCACGCCGATGCCGTCCGACATCGATTTGATAAAGCGACTGGCCCGATGA
- a CDS encoding DUF1304 domain-containing protein, whose amino-acid sequence MVVVGLVLAGFAALIHVFIFYLESIAWTRPRARATFGMTEAEAEATKELAFNQGAVPLLAVIALALGLAL is encoded by the coding sequence ATGGTTGTTGTCGGTCTCGTACTCGCGGGGTTCGCGGCGCTCATTCACGTCTTCATCTTCTATCTGGAGTCCATAGCCTGGACCAGGCCGCGGGCAAGGGCGACGTTTGGGATGACCGAAGCGGAGGCGGAGGCAACCAAGGAACTCGCGTTCAACCAGGGCGCGGTTCCGCTGCTTGCTGTCATCGCGCTGGCACTCGGCCTGGCGCTGTAG
- a CDS encoding AAA family ATPase — protein sequence MSKLLGRSLECREVEQLLVEAQAGRSAVLVVHGDAGMGKTALLEHLRDAAVASRFRVESSTGIEAETQFAFAGLHQFCAPFLEHLSALPEPQQRALGVALGMRSGPAPDRFLIGLATLNLVAEVAEQGPLLCLVDDAQWLDQASAEVVAFVARRVDAERLAMVFGVRDVGGVPSVFSGLPGLKLTGLDGAAARRLLDTAFLAPLDNEVRERIIAEARGNPLALLELPANVAAARLAGGYALPDLSDVPGRIEHGFQRRSNDLPEATQLLLLAAAAEPTGDPVLLCRAIIELGMDSGSAAPAEAAGLIEIDSRVRFRHPLVRSAVYRAANPADRRRVHSALAAATDADLDPDRRAWHRAQAVRGVDEEAAADLERSAGRARARGGYAAAGAFLQRSTELTPEVAERTRRALEAAQAMHSAGASQAALDLLTTAEGGSPNALERARIQLLRAQIAFHINQVAEVPEMLADAAATLASSDPALSRETYLHALDTAIINGLPKVALIADRALAAPTVDPPRPVDLLLDGLAVTIVRGVEAGTPRLRLALDALSQSINEGTVVEGGSQPWLWLASRLAVGILDEERAHELAEYDVTLSRSTGALARLPAALVFHAHVLTFSGKIARAEELGAEAEIVTESTGGFRLRRIRAVLAAWRGDRAVVAESNDLTLRDERVPEGSGEAALAHYASAVLHNGLGDYSLAQRAAAKTCDSAELSLSTIGLPELIEASVRAGDQESAAHALERFSSRARASGSAWALGLEARSRALTITGAAAEEHYLAAIAHLSGTRIAREAARAHLVYGEWLRREGRRQEARDHLRIAHELLSDMGVEAFAERAARELHATGEHPRKRTARPSDELTAQELHIARLVATGATSREVGSQLFLSPRTIESHLRNIFRKLEITSRRQLKELELT from the coding sequence GTGTCGAAGCTTCTGGGTAGAAGCCTGGAGTGCCGCGAGGTCGAGCAGTTGCTGGTCGAGGCGCAAGCTGGCCGCAGCGCGGTGCTCGTCGTGCACGGCGACGCGGGAATGGGCAAGACCGCGCTGCTGGAGCATCTCCGCGATGCGGCGGTTGCCTCTCGATTCCGTGTGGAGTCCTCGACGGGTATCGAGGCGGAGACCCAGTTCGCGTTCGCCGGGCTTCATCAATTCTGCGCCCCGTTTCTCGAGCACCTCAGCGCACTACCCGAGCCGCAGCAGAGAGCTCTCGGAGTCGCCCTGGGCATGCGAAGCGGTCCGGCGCCGGACAGGTTTCTCATTGGACTCGCCACTCTCAACCTGGTCGCCGAGGTCGCCGAGCAAGGCCCGCTGCTCTGTCTTGTCGACGACGCCCAGTGGCTGGACCAGGCTTCTGCCGAAGTTGTGGCATTCGTGGCCCGGCGGGTTGATGCCGAGCGGCTGGCAATGGTGTTCGGCGTGCGCGATGTCGGCGGCGTTCCGAGCGTCTTCTCTGGCCTGCCGGGGTTAAAGTTGACCGGACTCGACGGTGCGGCTGCGCGCAGGCTGTTGGACACCGCGTTTCTAGCGCCGTTGGACAATGAGGTACGCGAACGGATCATCGCAGAGGCACGAGGCAACCCCCTTGCGCTCCTGGAGCTTCCCGCGAACGTCGCGGCAGCGAGGCTTGCGGGCGGATACGCACTGCCGGATCTGTCGGATGTTCCGGGCCGCATCGAGCACGGATTCCAACGTCGTTCGAATGACTTGCCCGAGGCGACGCAGTTGCTGCTGCTCGCCGCCGCGGCCGAACCGACCGGAGACCCGGTGCTGCTCTGCCGCGCAATCATCGAGCTCGGTATGGATTCGGGGTCAGCCGCACCCGCAGAAGCCGCCGGACTGATTGAGATCGATTCTCGGGTGCGGTTTCGCCACCCCTTGGTGCGCTCGGCCGTGTATCGAGCCGCGAATCCCGCGGATCGTCGCCGCGTACACAGCGCCTTGGCCGCCGCCACTGACGCCGACCTCGACCCCGACCGACGCGCATGGCACCGCGCTCAGGCGGTGCGGGGGGTCGACGAGGAGGCGGCCGCAGATCTGGAGCGTTCGGCAGGGCGGGCGCGTGCTCGCGGCGGCTACGCTGCGGCCGGCGCGTTCCTGCAGCGGTCAACGGAACTCACCCCTGAGGTGGCGGAGCGCACCAGGCGCGCGCTGGAAGCGGCGCAGGCGATGCATAGCGCCGGCGCATCCCAGGCGGCGTTGGACCTGCTCACGACGGCTGAGGGCGGCTCGCCCAATGCGCTGGAACGTGCTCGCATCCAACTGCTGCGCGCCCAGATCGCGTTCCATATCAATCAGGTGGCAGAGGTGCCGGAGATGCTGGCGGATGCCGCTGCGACGCTTGCCTCGTCCGACCCTGCGCTGTCTCGTGAAACGTATCTGCACGCACTGGATACAGCGATTATCAACGGACTGCCAAAGGTGGCGCTCATTGCCGATCGCGCTCTGGCTGCGCCGACTGTCGACCCTCCCCGGCCGGTAGACCTGCTCCTTGACGGCCTCGCGGTGACAATTGTGCGCGGGGTCGAGGCGGGCACCCCCCGTCTGCGGCTGGCATTAGACGCGCTGAGCCAGTCAATCAACGAGGGCACCGTTGTGGAAGGTGGCAGCCAGCCGTGGCTTTGGCTGGCAAGCCGACTTGCGGTCGGAATCCTCGATGAGGAACGAGCTCATGAGCTCGCCGAATACGATGTCACCTTGTCGCGCAGTACGGGGGCACTGGCACGACTGCCTGCCGCATTGGTTTTCCATGCCCACGTCTTGACGTTCAGCGGCAAGATCGCCCGTGCGGAAGAGCTGGGCGCCGAGGCCGAGATTGTCACGGAATCGACTGGCGGATTTCGGCTGCGTCGTATCCGAGCGGTGCTGGCCGCGTGGCGCGGTGACCGTGCCGTCGTAGCAGAGTCAAATGATCTCACGCTCCGTGACGAGCGCGTTCCCGAGGGGAGCGGAGAAGCGGCATTGGCGCACTATGCGAGCGCCGTGCTCCACAACGGGCTCGGCGATTATTCGCTCGCGCAACGTGCTGCAGCGAAGACGTGTGACTCTGCCGAGCTTTCGCTCAGCACCATCGGCCTGCCCGAGTTGATCGAAGCGTCCGTTCGTGCGGGCGACCAGGAGAGCGCGGCCCACGCCCTCGAGCGTTTCAGTTCGCGAGCCCGCGCCTCTGGTTCCGCTTGGGCCCTCGGGCTTGAGGCGCGTTCCCGCGCCTTGACCATCACTGGTGCTGCCGCAGAAGAGCACTATCTCGCAGCAATCGCGCATCTCAGTGGGACGAGAATCGCTCGCGAGGCCGCGCGAGCCCATCTGGTCTACGGCGAATGGTTACGCCGTGAAGGGCGCCGTCAAGAGGCACGCGATCATCTTCGTATCGCCCACGAGCTCCTGTCAGACATGGGCGTCGAAGCCTTTGCCGAGCGAGCCGCGCGCGAGCTGCATGCCACCGGCGAGCATCCGCGAAAGCGGACTGCCCGTCCGAGCGACGAACTCACGGCCCAGGAACTGCACATCGCACGACTGGTTGCCACTGGCGCGACGTCGCGGGAGGTCGGCAGCCAGCTGTTCTTGAGTCCGCGCACGATCGAGTCCCACCTGCGCAACATCTTCCGCAAACTCGAGATCACGTCTCGCCGACAGCTCAAAGAGCTGGAGCTCACCTGA
- a CDS encoding LLM class flavin-dependent oxidoreductase, whose product MDYGHALEFGAFITPTNSQPQTPVALAQLSEQLGFDLVTFQDHPYQPAFLDTWTLLSYAAAATSTIRLAPNVLNLPLRPPAVLARAATSLDLLSGGRFELGLGAGAFWDAIEAMGGGRLAPGQAIEALEEAIDLIRGIWNPDERTPLPSGEYYPLSGAKRGPAPAHEIPIWIGALKPRMLRLTGRKADGWLPSLSYIQPTEINSHQERIDDAARGVGRNPAEVRRLLNVPYGIEPKRLAELALVHGFSTFIVVTDEPSALAQFAQETAPMVRELVETERVRLGTAAPGRSSRALAARRDGISYDELPASLRGKAIEPGDFAYRAVRSTYMRGGAPGIVLRPEDTAGVQDAVAFARAHRDLPLGIRSGGHGVSGRSTNDGGIVIDLAGLREIEILDEQRRLVRVGPGARWQEVARALEPYGWAITSGDYGGVGVGGLATAGGIGFLGREHGLTIDQLVAAEVVLADGTLVRASEDENPDLFWAVRGAGANVGIVVSFEFEATPTGNVAWVQLAFDASDAASLLQRYADATDNAPRDTTLFLVAGTTRAATTPVARLYGVIDSDDASVIIERLQPFLAIAPLLQQSVQLGSYADVISNAPDTSHDGRGEPGFRSGLLNEFGPETVSVAAELVLSGSTPWFQLRPVGGAIADVPEQATAYAHRRARYSVTAIGRSASFDGLWKRLEERFDGLYLSFESRTGPDIVAQAFPPATLERLRALKEKHDPEGLFRDNFPVR is encoded by the coding sequence ATGGATTACGGTCACGCATTGGAGTTCGGCGCTTTCATCACGCCCACCAATTCGCAGCCACAGACGCCGGTGGCGTTGGCCCAGCTGAGTGAACAGCTCGGGTTCGATCTCGTGACGTTCCAGGACCACCCTTATCAGCCGGCCTTCTTGGACACGTGGACGCTGCTGTCATACGCAGCGGCGGCGACATCGACGATCCGTCTCGCACCGAACGTGCTGAACCTCCCGCTGCGACCTCCCGCTGTACTCGCGCGGGCGGCGACGTCCCTCGACCTACTCTCGGGCGGCAGATTCGAGCTCGGCTTGGGCGCGGGAGCGTTCTGGGACGCGATAGAGGCGATGGGAGGAGGGCGGCTGGCTCCAGGACAGGCTATCGAGGCTCTCGAGGAGGCGATCGACCTCATTCGAGGCATCTGGAACCCAGACGAGCGCACACCGCTGCCGAGTGGAGAGTACTACCCGTTGTCGGGTGCGAAGAGAGGACCCGCACCTGCGCACGAGATACCGATCTGGATAGGTGCACTCAAGCCGAGGATGCTGCGCCTGACCGGGCGGAAGGCCGACGGTTGGCTGCCGAGCCTGAGCTACATCCAGCCTACGGAGATCAACTCCCACCAGGAGCGGATCGACGACGCCGCACGCGGTGTCGGGCGGAACCCAGCAGAGGTGCGGCGCCTGCTGAACGTCCCCTACGGCATTGAGCCGAAACGGCTGGCAGAGCTCGCTCTGGTCCATGGATTCTCCACGTTCATCGTCGTTACCGACGAGCCGAGCGCACTGGCCCAGTTCGCGCAGGAGACTGCACCGATGGTGCGCGAACTCGTCGAAACGGAAAGAGTGAGGCTGGGCACAGCCGCACCGGGACGGTCATCTCGCGCACTCGCCGCCCGGCGGGACGGGATCTCCTACGACGAGTTGCCCGCTTCCCTGCGAGGCAAGGCGATCGAGCCGGGCGACTTCGCCTACCGTGCCGTGCGGTCCACCTACATGCGCGGCGGCGCCCCCGGAATCGTACTCCGTCCCGAAGACACCGCAGGGGTGCAGGACGCCGTCGCATTCGCCCGCGCTCACCGGGATCTGCCGCTGGGAATCCGCAGCGGCGGGCACGGCGTCAGCGGCCGCAGCACGAACGATGGAGGAATCGTCATAGATCTTGCCGGACTGCGCGAGATCGAGATTCTCGACGAACAACGACGGTTGGTGCGCGTCGGTCCTGGAGCTCGCTGGCAGGAGGTCGCGCGTGCGCTCGAACCGTACGGGTGGGCGATCACCAGCGGCGACTATGGCGGCGTCGGCGTCGGCGGGCTCGCCACCGCCGGGGGCATCGGATTCCTCGGCCGCGAACACGGCCTGACCATCGACCAGCTGGTCGCAGCGGAGGTCGTCCTGGCCGACGGCACGCTCGTCCGTGCCTCCGAGGACGAGAACCCGGACCTGTTCTGGGCCGTGCGAGGAGCCGGCGCCAACGTCGGGATCGTCGTCTCCTTCGAGTTCGAGGCGACGCCGACCGGGAACGTCGCATGGGTTCAACTGGCCTTCGACGCCTCCGATGCAGCATCCCTGCTCCAGCGATATGCGGACGCGACGGACAACGCCCCGCGCGACACGACGCTCTTCCTTGTCGCCGGCACGACACGTGCCGCAACCACTCCGGTTGCGCGTCTCTACGGTGTGATCGATTCGGATGATGCCTCCGTGATCATCGAGCGGCTCCAGCCATTCCTCGCGATCGCCCCGCTGTTGCAGCAATCCGTGCAACTCGGCTCCTACGCCGACGTCATCTCGAACGCCCCCGACACGTCCCACGATGGACGAGGTGAACCGGGTTTCCGCTCCGGCCTGCTCAACGAGTTCGGTCCCGAGACGGTATCCGTCGCCGCAGAGCTTGTGTTGTCCGGCAGCACGCCGTGGTTCCAGCTTCGCCCTGTCGGCGGAGCCATCGCCGACGTCCCCGAACAGGCGACCGCCTACGCGCACCGCAGAGCCCGATACTCCGTCACCGCAATCGGTCGCTCTGCCTCCTTCGACGGACTCTGGAAACGCCTCGAGGAGAGGTTCGATGGCCTCTATCTGAGCTTCGAGTCACGCACCGGACCAGACATCGTGGCTCAGGCATTTCCACCCGCGACCCTTGAACGGCTTCGGGCGCTCAAGGAGAAGCACGACCCCGAGGGCCTTTTCCGCGACAACTTTCCCGTCCGATAG